In Amycolatopsis sp. EV170708-02-1, the following are encoded in one genomic region:
- the meaB gene encoding methylmalonyl Co-A mutase-associated GTPase MeaB produces MPRKIDVGALAKGVLAGDRGLLSRAITLVESNRDDHRAQAQELLVELLPHAGGARRVGITGVPGVGKSTFIDQLGTDLTEAGHKVAVLAVDPSSTRTGGSILGDKTRMARLAVDPKAFIRPSPTSGTLGGVARATRETIVLMEAAGYDIVLVETVGVGQSEVTVANMVDCFLFLTLARTGDQLQGIKKGVLELADVIAVNKADGDHERDAKRAARELAGALRMIYGRDAEWTPPVLTCSALTDVGLDEVWAEIGRHRDVLTASGELDGRRRRQQVEWTWAMVREQLLGRLAAHPDVRAVVPDVERAVRDGELTPTLAAQRILEAFSGPPRGG; encoded by the coding sequence TTGCCGCGCAAGATCGACGTCGGGGCGCTGGCCAAGGGCGTCCTCGCGGGTGACCGCGGCCTGCTGTCGCGGGCGATCACGCTCGTCGAGTCGAACCGGGACGACCACCGGGCACAGGCACAGGAGCTCCTGGTCGAGCTGCTCCCGCACGCGGGCGGCGCGCGGCGCGTCGGCATCACCGGCGTTCCCGGTGTCGGCAAATCGACCTTCATCGACCAGCTCGGCACGGATCTGACCGAGGCCGGGCACAAGGTCGCCGTGCTGGCCGTCGACCCGTCGTCGACGCGGACCGGCGGCTCGATCCTGGGCGACAAGACCCGGATGGCGCGGCTCGCTGTCGACCCGAAGGCGTTCATCCGCCCTTCGCCGACTTCGGGCACGCTCGGCGGCGTCGCGCGGGCGACCCGCGAGACGATCGTGCTGATGGAAGCGGCCGGGTACGACATCGTGCTGGTCGAGACCGTCGGCGTCGGGCAGTCCGAGGTGACCGTCGCGAACATGGTCGACTGCTTCCTGTTCCTGACCCTGGCCCGCACCGGGGACCAGCTGCAGGGGATCAAGAAGGGTGTCCTCGAACTCGCGGACGTCATCGCGGTCAACAAGGCCGACGGCGACCACGAACGCGACGCGAAACGTGCGGCCCGCGAACTGGCCGGCGCGTTGCGGATGATCTACGGCCGGGACGCCGAGTGGACGCCCCCGGTGCTGACCTGCAGCGCGCTCACCGACGTCGGGCTCGACGAGGTCTGGGCCGAAATCGGCCGTCACCGTGACGTCCTGACCGCTTCGGGTGAACTGGACGGGCGGCGACGGCGGCAGCAGGTGGAGTGGACCTGGGCGATGGTCCGCGAACAGCTGCTCGGACGGCTCGCCGCGCATCCGGACGTGCGAGCGGTCGTTCCGGACGTCGAACGGGCGGTCCGGGACGGTGAGCTGACCCCGACGCTGGCCGCGCAACGGATTCTGGAGGCGTTCTCCGGTCCTCCGCGTGGCGGCTGA
- the scpA gene encoding methylmalonyl-CoA mutase codes for MTIPNFAGIDLGSPEPADRPQWTEALQAATGKGPDALAWETPEGIGVKPVYTADDLSGVDFLGTYPGVAPYLRGPYPTMYVNQPWTIRQYAGFSTAEESNAFYRRNLAAGQKGLSVAFDLATHRGYDSDHPRVAGDVGMAGVAIDSIYDMRQLFDGIPLDKMSVSMTMNGAVLPVLALYVVAAEEQGVTPDKLAGTIQNDILKEFMVRNTYIYPPQPSMRVISDIFSFTSRNMPKYNSISISGYHMQEAGATADLELAYTLADGVEYIRAGVEAGLDVDKFAPRLSFFWAIGMNFFMEVAKLRAARLLWAKLVKGFEPKSSKSLSLRTHSQTSGWSLTAQDVYNNVVRTCVEAMAATQGHTQSLHTNALDEALALPTDFSARIARNTQLLLQQESGTTRVIDPWGGSAFVEKLTYDLARKAWGHITEVEQAGGMAKAIDAGIPKLRIEEAAARTQARIDSGRQPVIGVNKYQVTDDEQIDVLKVDNAGVRAQQLEKLRRLREERDEDATQDALRRLTAGAESDGNLLALAIDAARAKATVGEISDSLEKIWGRHSGQIRTISGVYREEVGKTENVEQARDLVEKFAEEEGRRPRILVAKMGQDGHDRGQKVIATGFADIGFDVDVGPLFSTPGEVARQAIEADVHVIGVSSLAAGHLSLVPALRAELAEQGREDIIVVVGGVIPPQDYEELRAAGAAAIFGPGTVIAEAAIDLIGQLTAQES; via the coding sequence ATGACCATCCCGAACTTCGCCGGAATCGACCTCGGTTCTCCCGAACCGGCTGACCGTCCTCAGTGGACCGAGGCACTGCAGGCCGCCACCGGCAAGGGCCCCGACGCGCTCGCGTGGGAGACGCCGGAGGGCATCGGCGTCAAGCCGGTGTACACCGCCGACGATCTGTCCGGAGTGGACTTCCTCGGCACATATCCCGGTGTTGCGCCGTATCTGCGCGGCCCGTACCCGACGATGTACGTCAACCAGCCGTGGACCATCCGCCAGTACGCGGGCTTCTCCACCGCCGAGGAATCGAACGCCTTCTACCGCCGCAACCTCGCCGCCGGGCAGAAGGGCCTCTCGGTCGCCTTCGACCTCGCGACACACCGCGGCTACGACTCCGACCACCCGCGTGTCGCCGGTGACGTCGGCATGGCGGGTGTCGCGATCGACTCGATCTACGACATGCGCCAGCTCTTCGACGGCATCCCGCTCGACAAGATGAGCGTTTCGATGACCATGAACGGCGCCGTCCTGCCGGTGCTCGCGCTGTACGTCGTCGCGGCCGAGGAACAGGGGGTCACGCCGGACAAACTGGCCGGGACCATCCAGAACGACATCCTCAAGGAGTTCATGGTCCGCAACACCTACATCTACCCGCCGCAGCCGTCGATGCGGGTCATCTCGGACATTTTCTCGTTCACCTCGCGGAACATGCCGAAGTACAACTCGATCTCCATCTCCGGCTACCACATGCAGGAGGCCGGGGCGACCGCCGACCTGGAGCTGGCGTACACGCTCGCGGACGGAGTCGAGTACATCCGGGCCGGGGTCGAGGCCGGGCTGGACGTCGACAAGTTCGCGCCGCGCCTGTCCTTCTTCTGGGCGATCGGGATGAACTTCTTCATGGAGGTCGCGAAACTCCGCGCGGCGCGCCTGCTGTGGGCGAAGCTGGTGAAGGGCTTCGAACCCAAGAGTTCCAAGTCTTTGAGCCTGCGGACGCATTCGCAGACGTCGGGCTGGTCGCTGACCGCGCAGGACGTCTACAACAACGTCGTCCGCACCTGCGTCGAGGCGATGGCGGCGACCCAGGGGCACACGCAGTCGTTGCACACCAACGCCCTCGATGAGGCGCTCGCGCTGCCGACCGACTTCTCCGCCCGCATCGCGCGGAACACGCAGCTGCTGCTGCAGCAGGAATCGGGCACCACCCGCGTCATCGACCCGTGGGGCGGCAGCGCGTTCGTCGAGAAGCTGACTTACGACCTCGCGCGCAAGGCGTGGGGGCACATCACCGAGGTCGAGCAGGCGGGCGGGATGGCCAAGGCGATCGACGCCGGCATCCCCAAGCTGCGCATCGAAGAGGCCGCGGCGCGGACCCAGGCGCGGATCGACTCCGGCCGCCAGCCGGTGATCGGCGTCAACAAGTACCAGGTGACCGACGACGAGCAGATCGACGTGCTCAAGGTCGACAACGCGGGCGTGCGCGCGCAGCAGCTGGAGAAGCTGCGGCGGCTGCGCGAAGAACGCGACGAGGACGCCACGCAGGACGCGCTGCGGCGGCTCACGGCGGGCGCCGAATCCGACGGGAACCTGCTCGCGCTGGCCATCGACGCCGCGAGGGCGAAGGCCACGGTCGGCGAGATCTCCGACTCGCTGGAGAAGATCTGGGGGCGCCACTCCGGCCAGATTCGTACGATCTCCGGTGTGTACCGCGAGGAGGTCGGCAAGACCGAGAACGTCGAGCAGGCGCGCGACCTGGTCGAGAAGTTCGCCGAGGAGGAAGGCCGCCGTCCCCGGATCCTGGTCGCGAAGATGGGCCAGGACGGCCACGACCGCGGCCAGAAGGTGATCGCGACCGGCTTCGCCGACATCGGTTTCGACGTCGACGTCGGCCCGCTGTTCTCCACCCCCGGCGAGGTCGCGCGGCAGGCGATCGAGGCGGACGTGCACGTGATCGGCGTTTCGTCGCTGGCCGCCGGGCACCTTTCCCTCGTCCCCGCGCTGCGCGCCGAACTCGCCGAGCAGGGCCGCGAGGACATCATCGTCGTGGTCGGCGGCGTCATCCCGCCGCAGGACTACGAGGAGCTGCGCGCGGCGGGCGCGGCGGCGATCTTCGGGCCGGGCACGGTGATCGCCGAGGCCGCGATCGACCTCATCGGACAGCTGACCGCCCAGGAGTCCTGA
- a CDS encoding methylmalonyl-CoA mutase family protein has translation MTEVAETESVPTPGEPDAPEELKLAAEFPEASREQWRELVAGVLRKSGAIDESFDGLPESKLVTRTYDGLEIQPLYTAEDTVEGTGFPGLPPFVRSARPEGAVTTGWDIRARYARRDAKATNAAILADLEGGVSSIWLRAGATGVPVADLGDALNEVYVDLAPVTLDAGEEYEAAANELFTLFAEREIPASAVTATLGADPIGLTARTGAAHPLAPAAALAARVATSHPKVRTIVADGLPFHEAGGSDAQELGAVIAAGVAYLRALTEAGLDVDTAAGQLEFRLAATADQFLTIAKFRAARRLWARVTEVSGGKGAGMRQHAVTSPAMLTQRDPWVNMLRTTLACFGAGVGGADAITVLPFDAAIGQPDAFSARIARNTHAVLLEESKLAGVIDPAGGSWYVENLTEDLAKAAWREFTAIEAAGGIEAELASGALAARLAETWEKRSKRIGTRRDPITGVSEFPNLTEKAVVRDPLDDLPGGGLPRHRYAEAFEALRDRADAHPSRPRVFLATLGPVAAHTARASFAANLFQAGGIEAVNPGAPEDVIAEFRASGTKIACLCGSNTSYAEEADSVAKALKEAGATSVLLAGKPGDHPDVTGYLFTGCDALEILTGTLNELGVQ, from the coding sequence ATGACGGAAGTGGCCGAGACGGAGTCAGTGCCGACCCCAGGCGAGCCCGACGCGCCCGAGGAGTTGAAGCTCGCGGCGGAGTTCCCGGAAGCGAGCCGGGAACAGTGGCGGGAGCTGGTCGCCGGCGTGCTGCGCAAGAGCGGCGCCATCGACGAGTCCTTCGACGGCCTGCCCGAAAGCAAGCTGGTCACGCGGACGTATGACGGCCTGGAGATCCAGCCGCTCTACACCGCCGAAGACACGGTCGAGGGGACAGGTTTCCCCGGACTTCCGCCGTTCGTGCGAAGCGCCCGGCCCGAGGGCGCGGTGACGACCGGCTGGGACATCCGTGCCCGGTACGCGCGCCGCGACGCCAAGGCCACGAACGCCGCGATCCTCGCCGACCTCGAAGGCGGTGTCAGCTCGATCTGGCTGCGCGCCGGCGCGACCGGCGTTCCCGTGGCCGATCTGGGCGACGCGCTGAACGAGGTCTACGTCGACCTCGCCCCCGTCACGCTCGACGCGGGCGAAGAGTATGAAGCCGCCGCGAACGAGTTGTTCACGCTCTTCGCCGAACGCGAGATCCCGGCGAGCGCGGTCACCGCGACCCTCGGCGCCGACCCGATCGGCTTGACCGCGCGCACCGGTGCGGCGCATCCGCTCGCCCCCGCCGCGGCACTGGCCGCGCGCGTCGCCACCAGTCACCCGAAGGTGCGGACGATCGTCGCCGACGGCCTCCCGTTCCACGAGGCGGGCGGCTCGGACGCGCAGGAGCTCGGCGCGGTCATCGCCGCGGGCGTCGCTTACCTGCGGGCGCTCACCGAAGCGGGGCTCGACGTCGACACCGCCGCCGGTCAGCTCGAATTCCGGCTCGCCGCCACGGCGGACCAGTTCCTCACGATCGCCAAATTCCGCGCCGCGCGGCGGCTGTGGGCCCGCGTCACCGAGGTTTCGGGCGGGAAGGGCGCGGGAATGCGGCAGCACGCGGTCACCTCACCCGCGATGCTGACCCAGCGCGATCCGTGGGTGAACATGCTGCGGACCACGCTCGCCTGTTTCGGCGCCGGGGTCGGCGGTGCGGACGCGATCACCGTGCTCCCGTTCGACGCCGCGATCGGCCAGCCGGACGCGTTCTCCGCGCGGATCGCGCGCAACACGCACGCCGTCCTGCTGGAAGAGTCCAAACTGGCCGGTGTCATCGACCCGGCGGGCGGCTCCTGGTACGTCGAGAACCTCACCGAAGACCTGGCCAAGGCCGCGTGGCGCGAGTTCACCGCCATCGAGGCGGCGGGCGGGATCGAGGCGGAACTGGCTTCCGGCGCGCTCGCCGCACGGCTCGCCGAGACCTGGGAGAAGCGGTCGAAGCGGATCGGGACCCGTCGCGACCCGATCACCGGCGTCAGCGAATTCCCCAATCTGACGGAGAAAGCGGTCGTCCGCGACCCGCTCGACGACCTGCCGGGCGGCGGCCTGCCGCGCCACCGGTACGCCGAGGCCTTCGAAGCGCTGCGAGACCGGGCGGACGCGCATCCCAGCCGTCCTCGCGTCTTCCTCGCCACGCTCGGCCCGGTCGCGGCGCACACCGCGCGGGCGAGTTTCGCGGCGAACCTGTTCCAAGCCGGCGGGATCGAGGCCGTGAACCCCGGCGCGCCTGAGGACGTCATCGCGGAATTCCGGGCCAGCGGAACGAAGATCGCCTGCCTCTGCGGCAGCAACACCTCCTACGCCGAAGAAGCCGACAGCGTCGCGAAGGCGTTGAAGGAAGCGGGCGCCACGTCGGTGCTGCTCGCCGGGAAACCCGGCGACCACCCGGACGTCACGGGCTACCTCTTCACGGGCTGCGACGCCCTGGAAATCCTGACCGGCACGTTGAACGAGCTCGGAGTGCAGTGA
- a CDS encoding serine/threonine-protein kinase, with product MPSDTTEPSESPGDEKRVVAGRYRLRSVIGSGSMGTVWSAYDEFLHRPVAVKEVRLPPGVPASQADELRERTLREARAIAVLSHPNVIILHDVARENDEPFVVMELLPSRSLAHILRDHGPLTVEQAAAVGIAVASALEAAHAAGITHRDVKPGNVLVAGDGRIKLTDFGIARNVSEATMTRTGMMLGSPAYIAPEVASGGAVVPAADLWGLGATLFAAIEGSPPYDADGDPLETVGKVVNGKVPKPGPGPLADVIGALMKKEPSKRITLREVRRRLYPLQAKTLIDLFPAELFHTPDGKKTTAHLDATDTQVIKPVAPEKPGEGTSSALAADPGPLPFLNQPAPAPPVELAPMPTVTPPPPRRPGRSTAATVVLALASVVLFLLAAGGGFVLARAVGGQDLRPPEKVQQGDTIVTQPPPKLITQQGDASTVNGLKGGRFSLGVPEGWQKFVAPHVTRGVPSTVVQYVSPDGRQAIRVERLTGFLADSPPSAYFGWLKSQHPEIAPIGAPTTVPGRGEDSQRYTYRSTERASGNRDAVNESITRTTYMDLFGGGADLWILSVTSTIEQENSAKTGIFEPVALSFIVDG from the coding sequence GTGCCGTCCGACACCACCGAGCCCAGCGAGAGTCCCGGCGACGAGAAGCGTGTAGTCGCCGGGCGATATCGGTTGCGCTCGGTCATCGGATCAGGGTCGATGGGCACGGTCTGGTCGGCCTACGACGAGTTCCTGCACCGTCCCGTCGCGGTCAAAGAGGTCCGCCTCCCGCCCGGCGTCCCGGCGTCGCAGGCCGACGAACTGCGCGAACGGACCCTGCGCGAGGCCCGCGCGATCGCCGTTTTGAGCCACCCGAACGTGATCATCCTGCACGACGTCGCACGCGAGAACGACGAACCGTTCGTGGTGATGGAGCTGCTGCCGTCGCGCAGCCTCGCGCATATCCTGCGCGACCACGGGCCGCTGACGGTCGAGCAGGCCGCGGCGGTCGGCATCGCGGTGGCGTCGGCGCTCGAAGCCGCGCACGCCGCCGGGATCACCCACCGTGACGTCAAACCGGGGAACGTCCTCGTCGCGGGCGACGGCCGGATCAAGCTCACGGACTTCGGCATCGCGCGCAACGTCTCCGAAGCCACCATGACCCGCACCGGGATGATGCTGGGCTCTCCCGCCTACATCGCGCCCGAAGTCGCTTCCGGCGGCGCCGTCGTCCCCGCCGCCGATCTGTGGGGTCTCGGCGCGACACTGTTCGCCGCCATCGAGGGCTCGCCGCCGTACGACGCCGACGGCGACCCGCTCGAAACGGTCGGCAAGGTCGTCAACGGGAAGGTGCCGAAGCCCGGCCCCGGTCCGCTGGCCGACGTGATCGGCGCGCTCATGAAGAAGGAGCCGTCGAAGCGGATCACCCTGCGCGAGGTGCGGCGCCGCCTGTACCCGTTGCAGGCCAAGACGCTCATCGACCTCTTCCCGGCCGAGCTGTTCCACACGCCGGACGGCAAGAAGACCACCGCGCATCTGGACGCCACCGACACCCAGGTGATCAAGCCGGTCGCGCCGGAAAAGCCGGGCGAGGGCACGAGTTCCGCACTCGCCGCCGACCCCGGTCCGCTGCCGTTCCTGAACCAGCCCGCGCCGGCGCCGCCCGTCGAGCTCGCGCCGATGCCGACCGTCACGCCACCGCCGCCTCGCCGTCCCGGCCGGTCGACGGCGGCCACGGTGGTGCTCGCGCTCGCGTCGGTCGTCCTCTTCCTGCTGGCCGCGGGCGGCGGGTTCGTGCTGGCCAGGGCCGTCGGCGGACAGGATCTGCGGCCACCGGAGAAGGTGCAGCAAGGCGACACGATCGTCACCCAGCCGCCGCCGAAACTGATCACGCAGCAGGGTGACGCCAGCACGGTGAACGGCCTCAAGGGCGGCCGGTTCAGCCTCGGCGTCCCGGAGGGCTGGCAGAAGTTCGTCGCCCCGCACGTCACCAGGGGTGTGCCGAGCACGGTGGTCCAGTACGTCTCACCCGACGGCCGCCAGGCGATCCGGGTCGAGCGGCTGACCGGTTTCCTGGCCGACAGCCCGCCGTCCGCCTACTTCGGCTGGCTGAAGAGCCAGCATCCGGAGATCGCCCCGATCGGGGCGCCCACCACCGTGCCCGGGCGGGGCGAAGACAGCCAGCGGTACACCTACCGATCGACGGAGCGCGCCTCCGGCAACCGGGATGCGGTGAACGAGAGCATCACGCGGACGACGTACATGGACCTCTTCGGCGGCGGCGCGGATCTGTGGATCCTGTCCGTGACCTCGACCATCGAGCAGGAGAACTCGGCGAAGACCGGGATCTTCGAGCCGGTCGCGCTTTCGTTCATCGTCGACGGCTAG